The following are encoded in a window of Glandiceps talaboti chromosome 5, keGlaTala1.1, whole genome shotgun sequence genomic DNA:
- the LOC144435062 gene encoding tektin-4-like: MADAGALLLSKERTPTFPQPPVSALRSGTMIENELAASVAKLSTLNESGVTGEPTGFPASLGFRSGKHTPGEWHESNYQKYYQSFSDRDNAERVRHESKQTANETEAQTQRTQQDSTKKLEERIHDIHFWKEELRREIEEIRNETDLLCAQKKRLENALDATDIPLMIAQDNLRCRVRRQEVDLVQDNVELQLNKEVEIIKKVQDLLRRTIQQTDKQIKLNRGGKHKLTMDWSDKLEAFRIDEKCASLNNNSTDIQYHEGSAKFEEIASDPESWAKFSHDNIVRAEHERMASIQLRNLIDNILTDTSNDMREQCNTVDTAFAKRVEEVHNSLTQMQNHLQKTIGEIGDMENNIKMLKQAIKDKEAPMKVAQTRLHHRTSRPNVELCRDPAQYRIISEVGEIQQSIDNLTQKLADSEASLKDLNDTRMTLEKEITVKKNSLFIDKDKCMKVRTRYPTTSKLVGYQ, translated from the exons ATGGCCGACGCTGGAGCTTTGTTGCTATCGAAGGAGCGAACACCTACATTCCCCCAGCCTCCGGTCAGTGCGTTACGATCGGGTACCATGATTGAAAATGAATTAGCAGCCAGTGTAGCTAAACTGAGCACACTGAATGAAAGTGGCGTTACGGGTGAACCAACCGGCTTCCCCGCATCTTTAGGGTTTCGTTCTGGTAAACACACGCCCGGTGAGTGGCACGAATCTAACTACCAGAAGTATTACCAATCCTTCTCCGATCGCGACAATGCCGAGAGAGTAAGACACGAATCTAAGCAAACAGCCAACGAGACTGAGGCCCAGACACAGCGCACACAACAAGATTCTACCAAGAAATTAGAAGAAAGAATACACGATATCCACTTTTGGAAGGAGGAGCTGAGGAGAGAGATTGAAGAAATCAGAAACGAGACAGATCTTCTGTGTGCTCAGAAGAAAAGGCTTGAAAACGCTCTAGATGCCACAGATATCCCTCTTATGATTGCTCAAGATAACCTAAGATGTCGAGTAAGACGACAAGAAGTAGATTTGGTGCAAGATAACGTGGAATTACAGCTAAACAAG GAAGTTGAAATTATCAAGAAAGTACAAGATTTGTTGAGGAGGACCATCCaacaaacagataaacaaaTCAA ATTGAACCGTGGTGGTAAACACAAGTTAACAATGGATTGGTCTGACAAACTAGAAGCTTTCAGAATTGATGAGAAGTGTGCCAGTCTGAATAACAACTCTACTGACATTCAGTATCATGAAGGCTCTGctaaatttgaagaaat TGCATCTGATCCTGAGTCTTGGGCTAAGTTCAGTCATGATAACATTGTGAGAGCTGAACATGAACGCATGGCATCTATACAGCTTAGGAACCTGATTGATAACATCTTAACTGACACATCTAATGATATGCGTGAACAGTGTAATACTGTGGATACTGCATTTGCCAAGAGAGTTGAAGAAGTACACAACTCCCTCACTCAGATGCAGAACCATCTTCAAAAG ACTATTGGTGAGATTGGTGATATGGAAAATAACATCAAGATGCTGAAACAAGCCATCAAAGATAAGGAAGCACCAATGAAGGTTGCCCAGACTAGACTACATCACAGGACATCTAGACCTAATGTAGAATTGTGTCGTGACCCTGCACAGTACAG GATTATTAGTGAGGTTGGTGAGATCCAACAATCCATTGATAACTTAACACAGAAATTGGCAGATTCTGAGGCTTCACTGAAGGATCTCAATGATACCAGAATGACTCTGGAGAAGGAAATCACAGTCAAGAAGAACAGTCTTTTTATCGACAAAGACAAGTGCATGAAAGTTCGTACTCGGTACCCTACCACATCCAAACTTGTAGGATACCAGTAA
- the LOC144435816 gene encoding NADH dehydrogenase [ubiquinone] 1 beta subcomplex subunit 10-like produces MPDLVESVLKIFYYTVDAPVTWFRDKIETQQKKRPYYYYHEQFRRVPTVDQCNVNDIACIFEADVQWQRDRRVDQEITKILRKRMEDCWVIEGESAIQKCKPVVEQYDREAGHYHTKYGDLGAFGSARKCLMKQKHRMMEERRAQEVGNAKSDGDD; encoded by the exons ATGCCAGATTTGGTAGAAAGCGTGTTGAAAATTTTCTACTATACAGTAGATGCACCAGTAACATGGTTTAGAG ACAAAATAGAAACACAGCAGAAGAAGAGACCATATTACTATTACCATGAACAGTTTCGACGTGTTCCTACAGTTGACCAATGTAATGTCAATGATATTGCATGCATCTTTGAAGCTGACGTGCAGTGGCAACGAGATAG ACGTGTGGACCAAGAGATAACTAAGATCCTTAGGAAACGCATGGAAGATTGCTGGGTGATTGAAGGTGAAAGTGCCATACAAAAGTGCAAACCAGTGGTAGAACAATATGACAGAGAAGCTGGACATTACCACACAAAAT ATGGAGACCTTGGTGCATTTGGAAGTGCAAGGAAATGTCTGATGAAACAGAAACATCGCATGATGGAAGAGAGGAGAGCACAGGAAGTGGGCAATGCCAAATCTGATGGTGATGACTGA
- the LOC144435963 gene encoding large ribosomal subunit protein uL3-like, producing MSHRKFSAPRHGSLGFLPRKRSKRHRGKLKAFPKDDQSKPCHLTAFIGYKAGMTHILREVDRPGSKVNKKEIVEAVTIVETPPLVVVGVVGYIETPRGLRTLKTVWAEHLSEECRRRFYKNWYRSKKKAFTKSSKKWADDAGKAAIEKDFGAMKKYCKVIRIIAHTQMRLMNQRQKKAHIVEVQVNGGDIAAKVDWAREKLESQVPIDQVFVQDEMIDIIGVTKGKGFKGVTSRWGTKKLPRKTHKGLRKVACIGAWHPARVGYGVARAGQKGYHHRTELNKKIYRIGKGIHTKDGKVIKNNAATDYDLTDKSITPMGGFPHYGVVKNDFLMLKGCVIGPKKRVLTLRKSLLTQTSRRATEKITLKFIDTSSKFGHGRFQTHSEKQNFMGPLKKDKLKQESTAAS from the exons ATG AGTCATCGTAAATTTTCGGCTCCCCGTCACGGTTCTCTGGGATTTCTTCCCCGTAAGAGGAGTAAACGCCATAGAGGCAAGCTGAAGGCTTTCCCCAAAGATGACCAGTCCAAACCATGTCACCTGACTGCATTTATTGGCTACAAAGCTGGTATGACACATATCCTTAGAGAAGTGGACAGACCTGGTTCAA aggtaaataaaaaagaaattgttgaGGCTGTGACAATAGTTGAAACACCTCCATTGGTTGTAGTTGGGGTGGTTGGATACATTGAAACACCAAGAGGACTAAGAACTCTGAAGACAGTATGGGCTGAACATTTGAGTGAAGAATGTAGGCGTCGTTTCTACAAGAACTG GTATCGTTCAAAGAAGAAGGCTTTCACAAAGTCCTCTAAGAAATGGGCAGATGATGCTGGTAAGGCAGCTATTGAGAAAGACTTTGGTGCCATGAAGAAGTACTGCAAGGTCATCAGAATTATTGCACATACACAg ATGCGTCTGATGAACCAGAGACAAAAGAAGGCACACATTGTTGAAGTCCAAGTCAATGGTGGTGATATCGCAGCTAAAGTGGACTGGGCACGTGAAAAGTTGGAATCTCAAGTTCCAATAGATCAAGTGTTTGTCCAGGATGAGATGATTGATATCATTGGTGTTACCAAGGGTAAAGGATTCAAAG GTGTAACATCCCGTTGGGGTACCAAGAAACTGCCACGTAAAACCCACAAAGGTCTTCGTAAAGTTGCTTGTATTGGTGCTTGGCATCCAGCTCGTGTCGGTTATGGTGTTGCCCGTGCTGGTCAGAAGGGTTACCATCATCGTACcgaattgaacaaaaaaatataccgCATTGGTAAAGGTATTCACACCAAGGATGGAAAAGTTATCAAAAACAACGCTGCTACAGATTATGATCTGACTGACAAGAGCATAACACCAATG GGTGGTTTCCCACACTATGGTGTAGTCAAGAATGATTTCTTGATGCTGAAAGGATGTGTTATTGGACCCAAGAAACGAGTGCTCACATTACGCAAG TCACTTCTGACACAGACCAGCCGTAGAGCAACAGAGAAGATTACTTTGAAGTTCATTGATACATCATCCAAGTTTGGTCATGGTCGCTTCCAAACACACAGTGAGAAGCAGAACTTCATG GGTCCACTCAAGAAGGACAAACTGAAGCAGGAATCTACTGCAGCATCTTAA
- the LOC144435005 gene encoding large ribosomal subunit protein uL3-like, whose amino-acid sequence MTHIVRDVDRPGSKVNKKEIVEAVTIVETPPLVIVGIVGYIETPRGMRTLKTVWAEHLSEECKRRFYKNWYRAKKKAFTKSSKKWADEAGKKAIENELNAMKKYCKIIRVIAHTQMRLMNQRQKKAHIVEVQVNGGDIAAKVDWAREKLESQVPIDQVFVQDEMIDVIGVTKGKGFKGVTSRWGTKKLPRKTHKGLRKVACIGAWHPARVGYGVARAGQKGYHHRTEINKKIYRVGKAVVKKDGKEVKDSGTTEYDHTEKAITPMGGFPHYGVVKNDFLMLKGCVIGPKKRVLTLRKSLLVQTSRRATEKIKLKFIDTSSKFGHGRFQTPEEKAKFMGPLKKELMKKEK is encoded by the exons ATGACTCATATTGTCAGAGATGTGGACAGACCTGGATCGA aggtaaataaaaaagaaattgttgaaGCTGTTACTATCGTGGAAACTCCGCCATTGGTTATCGTAGGAATTGTCGGGTACATAGAGACACCTCGAGGGATGAGAACTCTCAAAACTGTCTGGGCTGAACATCTTAGTGAAGAATGTAAGAGACGTTTCTATAAGAACTG GTATCGTGCAAAGAAGAAGGCATTTACCAAGAGTTCCAAGAAATGGGCTGATGAAGCTGGCAAAAAAGCtattgaaaatgaattaaacGCAATGAAGAAATACTGCAAGATCATCCGTGTAATCGCACACACTCAG ATGCGTCTGATGAACCAGAGACAAAAGAAGGCACACATTGTTGAAGTCCAAGTCAATGGTGGTGATATCGCAGCTAAAGTGGACTGGGCACGTGAAAAGTTGGAATCTCAAGTTCCAATAGATCAAGTGTTTGTCCAGGATGAGATGATTGATGTCATTGGTGTTACCAAGGGTAAAGGATTCAAAG GTGTGACATCACGTTGGGGTACTAAGAAACTGCCACGTAAAACCCACAAAGGTCTCCGTAAAGTTGCCTGTATTGGTGCCTGGCATCCAGCTCGTGTCGGTTATGGTGTTGCCCGTGCCGGTCAGAAGGGTTACCATCATCGTACTGAAATCAATAAGAAAATTTACCGTGTTGGTAAAGCAGTAGTTAAAAAGGATGGCAAAGAAGTAAAAGACAGTGGCACCACCGAGTACGATCACACAGAGAAAGCAATCACTCCTATG GGAGGTTTTCCACACTATGGCGTGGTCAAGAATGATTTCTTGATGCTGAAAGGATGTGTTATTGGACCCAAGAAACGAGTGCTCACATTGCGAAAG TCTCTACTTGTGCAAACTTCACGTAGAGCGACAGAAAAGATCAAGTTGAAGTTCATTGACACCTCATCCAAATTTGGCCATGGTCGCTTCCAGACTCCAGAGGAAAAGGCGAAGTTCATG GGTCCATTGAAGAAAGAATTGATGAAGAAGGAAAAATGA
- the LOC144434824 gene encoding solute carrier family 52, riboflavin transporter, member 3-B-like, with protein METKYNLPFTHTLVCLFGMASWLDINGLWVQLPIMVNYLPEGWALGSYLVLVIQIANIGPITFSIVNKFTSRKIEIPTNYMIISGGMIACVLLAPFWDETTYINGQEHSMALLTLSGLLALVDCTSSVSFLAFMALFPKVFMSSYFVGEGFSAFVPSILGLLQGVGGNPECLNSTFINTTIIGNTTVNTTYYDNEYYYPSPRYSVEVYFILLAVLLLTSLVSFAMLVHLPTMKSLHVKPQTTNGNNGPELTSFKNTLPTEELKQESVMCGTGIKETTMSNVDNTPDSVTKPDNKSEKPPEIDIKTSENLYRDNYNFAEDVPILKQQPATLSRSDYIYLLTWQAWSCALTNGVMPSIQAYSTLPYGNVTYHLVVTLGLMMMPTASLCVHWLPAKTNLAIGILGSMSTLVSAYIFYIALSSPYPPLCGNVWGPILSVTSWLLFYFLFTYVKVSIGARFRVEGRTALIWYGGLTQVGSFCGAIVIFPLVNTLHLFQPNDPCEFTCY; from the exons ATGGAAACCAAGTACAATCTACCGTTCACGCATACATTAGTCTGTTTATTTGGAATGGCATCATGGTTGGATATCAATGGTTTGTGGGTACAACTACCAATAATGGTGAATTATCTTCCAGAAGGATGGGCCTTGGGGTCTTATCTTGTCCTGGTCATACAGATTGCCAATATCGGACCAATAACTTTTTCTATTGTCAACAAATTCACCTCTAGAAAGATCGAAATTCCAACGAACTATATGATAATTTCTGGAGGGATGATAGCGTGTGTTTTGCTTGCACCATTCTGGGATGAGACTACATACATCAATGGGCAAGAACATAGTATGGCTTTATTAACACTATCCGGGTTATTGGCATTGGTGGACTGCACGTCGTCTGTTTCGTTTCTCGCCTTCATGGCACTATTTCCCAAGGTGTTTATGAGTTCTTATTTCGTTGGCGAGGGATTTAGTGCATTTGTACCAAGTATATTGGGACTTCTACAAGGTGTTGGTGGCAACCCAGAATGTCTGAACAGTACATTTATCAATACAACAATTATCGGTAACACAACGGTCAATACAACGTACTACGACAACGAATATTATTACCCGTCGCCCAGGTATTCTGTCGAAGTGTACTTCATCCTTCTTGCTGTATTATTGCTCACAAGTTTAGTATCGTTTGCGATGTTAGTACATTTACCGACTATGAAGAGCCTCCATGTGAAACCTCAGACTACGAATGGAAACAACGGGCCTGAACTGACATCCTTTAAAAATACTTTGCCAACAGAAGAACTAAAGCAAGAATCAGTCATGTGCGGTACTGGTATAAAGGAAACAACTATGTCAAATGTAGATAATACTCCAGACAGTGTTACAAAGCCTGATAACAAATCCGAAAAACCACCAGAAATAGACATAAAGACGAGTGAAAACTTGTACCGCGATAATTATAACTTTGCGGAGGATGTGCCTATACTTAAACAACAACCAGCGACTTTGTCTAGAAGTGATTATATTTACCTGTTAACTTGGCAAGCATGGTCATGTGCCCTTACTAATGGTGTCATGCCCTCTATCCAAGCTTATTCAACGTTACCTTATGGCAATGTAACCTACCATTTAGTAGTGACATTGGGACTTATGATGATGCCAACAGCAAGTCTATGTGTACATTGGTTACCAGCCAAGACTAACCTTGCTATTGGTATACTTGGCAGTATGTCTACCCTCGTCTCGGCTTATATCTTTTACATAGCTTTGTCAAGTCCATACCCTCCATTGTGTGGCAATGTCTGGGGACCAATTCTATCG GTAACATCCTGGCTGCTATTCTACTTCTTGTTCACCTATGTTAAAGTATCTATAGGTGCTCGCTTTAGAGTGGAAGGTCGTACCGCACTCATATGGTATGGTGGCTTAACACAAGTTGGATCGTTCTGTGGAGCTATAGTGATTTTTCCACTGGTCAATACCTTGCACTTGTTTCAACCAAACGATCCATGTGAGTTTACGTGTTACTAG